The Brassica napus cultivar Da-Ae chromosome C7, Da-Ae, whole genome shotgun sequence genomic interval gtatattttatatagtcatttattaaatgagaatttataatcatacagttctatgatcattcatatcattttataactgaatatttaaataatcgataacaaaaatttcaatgtgaaatctttaataagtttataatttataaatgtttttgaaaattcattgaaagttttaatattaaaatatttatgtaatcttatggtatatagtataatctatatatatatataaatatatatgttttattattaaatgatattttttactcatatggttttaaaataatgtgtatattcttataatattaaataaaagttcatattaatacaattttatgatcatttgtaacttattatgacaaaaaaaataatctattgatcacaaaattttcagagtggggatattcaaatttctaataatttatagacgttttgaaaaattcataatataacatataagaaaaattataaatgtttttattatatatttaatgtgatttttaaatatattttaataatataaaattaaaaaaagaactaagatacaaaaattgttatcaaatatttattattcattataattaattttcacatatacgttaatcatattaggtaatttcgtagcttttatttaaggaaagtgcaaaatattttttggtacgttatttatcaattcgatagttagtttaataaaaagtgtaatataagttaagatgaaccaaactatttttctaggaatagtatattttgtatagttatttattaaataagaatttataatcatacagttctatgatcgttcatatcgttttataacaaaatatttaaatcatcgataacaaaattttcaatctgaaatctttaataaatttataatttataaatgttcttgaaaattcattgaaagttttaatattaaaatatttatgtaatcttatggtatatagtgtttaatatatatatatatatatatatatatttattttattactaaatgatattttttactcatatggttttaaaatcatgtgtatcttcttataataaaaatgttaaatccattgatcattaatttttaacataataattttaatagttttagtcatttattgtcgtttttaaaaattcaaaatataacatatacgaaaaaatctaaattttatttttatagctaatttgattgtttaatttattttaataatataaaattaaacaaaaaatgatggaggagatatacattgttatcaaatctttattattaaactcattaattgtcatatatatattagtcatttatggtaattccgtaggttttatttaaggaaagaaaatatcatatcatatcattatataatatagtttgaccaacttatgtatctaacaacatataaaaatcgaatgtggacctacttatttttcaattgaatgtaattgactacctaattgagtgccacctatgcattggggcctcttttaattaatacaaaattgaggttacatcttttcaaatgttcctcaattaatatataagggatctGAAACATAGGCAATCTGATACGAAACCGGTTGCGCCTCTGATACTAGTCTTTATAAACCCTTTTAATTTTAGACATaaattttttagttatataaattCCGTATTAGTCatttatcgatttttttttcattatactACTGGATCTTATTTAGGCAGCAGATAAATATCTATACGGTtcaaaattaaaccaaaatgaCCAATCCACATGAgattagttatattttttttgttatagagTGTTGCTTCCAAAGTTTTTGGCTTTGGACGTTCTTTAATTgtattattaatcttttttcttttgaaaaacttttgtattattaatctataaaaattgttttcaatattttcgttgacTTGTGGTTTTGCGTACACGTTTGGATGTAAAGTCATCTTTCGTCGGTGTCAAGGGTAAATGGTTTACCTACCGGTATAATATTTCAGGGAAGGTAAGAAGTGGAAATAGAAGAAAGAGTAAgtgaattccaaaaaaaaagaaatataagttTGTTAATAGtgaaatcttaaaataaatgttgacaaaaaaataataatcttaaaataaataaaaaaacatatatattctgAGGTTGACAGAAACGAGTCCGCAAACCAATATCATCGAGATAAAAAGGTTCATATAATTTCTgttaattctaaaaaaaaaaaaaaaaatatatatatatatatatatatgataaagaaagtcaaatatgtatatgtagaaaactaaaatttataaattatctgGTACAAATCGGTTCTAGGTAAAACCACAAGCTAATCTAATGTGTAAAACACATCATGATATAGAATATTTTATGGAACGCAAGTTTCAACTTTTCTTTTGCTAATCAATTAATTAAGTTTCAACTTTTGAGATGATTTTGATGGTGAACTGGTAGACTCCAAAAGCTTAAGAGAAATATCAAATCAGAGTTTTAGAAAAGTTTTTATCACAGATACATCACATAATAGtcaaaaaaaaccaaaataaatttcattaaattgAAAAAGACATTTATATCTTTAGAACTAACTAATATAAACTTAAGGTTTAAATTTGAGAAGGTGAAGTTTGGAggtttatgattaaaatatatatatagtaagatttaaaataataaaaaaaaaatcaaagaaaaaattcaaaaattgaaaatttcaaaaagaaaaggaaaatgtcaaaaaaattcaaattgaataaattttattttttaaaaataaaaataatttattttatttttatttaaattttatatttatatttacatatctataaaatatgagtataattattatttatctctttttctcatcaacataattatttatttaatgaaacaggttttaatcatttttttcttctttgatttttggtcaaaaaagcatttttggaagaaaaaaacgaTGGGAGATTCGCCCAGAACTTAAAAGCATCATGCTAAAAACCGATGCACATAAGAGTATGATTAACCCATGTCTCTTACTtggggttcttaactcatgatttgacaattttttttttacatttttcggcTAATAAATGTCTCTTATATCtgttatttaagagacggttcttagcttttcttaattaaaagcTAAAAACCGTCTCTTAGCCGAAGCTAAGAACTCCAGTTAAGAGACCATGGTTAATCATGGCTTAAGAGGCTTTAATTTTCTCTTGTCTACTTAAAGCCTCTTGCTAAAAACTGATGCatgttttagtaaaacaaataCGGATGCGTGTAATTCTAGTGTGATGGATGTTCTTGGATCTCAATTTCTTTTTGGTACGATGGATGGTGGATCTAAATAGTTTTAACCTGCAAGGAGGAGATTTATGGCAAATAACATGTTCTTAATAAATTTAGACTTGTTTGGCTTGATAAAAAGTGAACCACACATGGATAGTTTAGTGGTAGGCGAAGTCTAGTAAGATGACACTAAATATATATGGCCAGCAACATGTATCTCTAACTCCTATTACGAGCAACCAAGTCTATTGAACGCCGGTAGACATGCCTCGTGGAACTAGTCGGTTCGAACTCGACCTGTCGGATACTCCCGAGTTATCAACAAAAAAGTGCAGAAACTTGCCCTTTGATCATTGTGTAGAGACTTTGAGCTCGCACGGGAATTTAACTTTTAGACGATTTTTTTGGATATCGTCTTATATCACATTTTATTCTACCTATAAATTAGATCATTGTTGGGGATGTAACGtgttttttgttcttctttagatatttgactgtgtataaccaaaatttaataaatatataaaagcaGTGACTTTTACAAATACTTTCTAAAGAGTTTATTAATGGTTCTGAGATTCATGAATCCTTAAACAATTCTGAATTAGATTAAatgatttatacatatattttcatcaATTTCAAACTATAATGACTCTAATTGGTGACCAAGTCGAAAGAAAAAATTATGGTAAATTATTTGTTCCTCAAAATTTATACCAGGTAGGTTAAATTTTTAGTCAAATTATTAAGAGGTGAGTCTcgcttttttcttctaaattctttatagaaaaatgaatttataaagaaaagttTCCCTCTGTAATTTTGATGAGGaacaaaatgaacaaaaattcatatctttttattttttttaattcctcaaaatgaaattttattttttattttgttcaattttgcattcatctttttttttgcaacaaacagctattctattactcaaacttgaggtggtctggataacaagaccggaatagaacaaccgaTAAAGCAAAGAGATCAATGAAAAGAACGAGCATTCCTAGCTAGAGAATCAGCAATTTCATTCTGCGTTCTTGGCAAGTAGCTGATCTTGAAGTCCGAATAACACATCTGAAGAATTTGAATGACCTCCAGTTCAGTTGAGAAGTTCATGCTTGGGGGtcctttatcattgcaatcaggtcCTTGCAATCTGTCTCAAATCTTTAACAAGTTGAATGCTGAAGcatgctctccattgcccaTTTTAGCGCTTCCAGTTCCGACTGTAATGCTGTCTCACGCCTCCTTAAGTTCTATGTCCCCATAAGTTGGATCTTTCCCGTGCTATCCTTCCAAACCCATCCAATGCCGCTGAATTGACCTATggaggtccatgaaccatccactAAACAAATATTATCCAAGCTTAAGGCTTGTGTTTCTCCAACAATTGGTGCCTGTGGAGGAATAGGTATAGAATCTTTTTGCGTTATACCAGGCCTCacactcactctctgcatatCTGACTAATTCCAATGGGATCCTATCTATACTCCTGAATAGCTTATCATTCCTTGCCTTCCAAATATACTAGATTATTCAGGGATAAGGGTTTCTATCATCTTCTGGCTTCCTAATAGTATTCTTTCTCCAAAACAGGTAGTCCATATTGGCGTACATACTTGATATAGGGAAGGTTTGAGaactttcatatatattttacagtAATTTTCTCCCCTCTGATAACGTATTATAAATACTGGAGGTAGTAAAATATGTTATGAATTCTAAATAAAGgaataagagaaagagaaaaaatcgAAGACTTTATGTTAAGTTTCTTGCAGTGTTTTTAAACCCAGACCGAACCGGTGGTCGGACCGGGTTGAACCATGAACCAAAAATAATTCGGTTTGGGTTAATACTAAAACCCAACTAAAATCAAACCATTTAAAAACACTATCCAACCGTCAAAAACCCGAAAACCGGCGACCCAATGAACCGGCCAAACCCCGGTTtgtatataaaccaaaattttatttatgaaacaattaattttcttccttttaagtaaaaataagatttattaaATATCAATAAAGTATTGTCTttcgtctttttcttttttcgttTCTACAACTCATAAATTATAAGATCCACAAAGTTTAATATTCACGTCaagatattgtttttgtctAGTTTTcactttgtttaaattttatttcatgtttgtgaaatttgtatttcaaaatataatttttacctaatgtgtatttataattttcttttaaaaggtGATGAAGATTTAGAGTGTGATAAGATCTGCGAATAaagtttaaatgtgtttttcatattgattttagattttaattgttatttttaagtttttctacACATTATggctatttaaatattttatttgatatgatctattttttaaaagaatatgcatattatttataaaatatcattaaatttagtttaatctTAGTAAACCCGATCGAACTCTGTTCATACCCGGTTAAACCACAATGACCCATGACTCAAAAAATTTCCGGTTCGCTAGCCGGtctggttttaaaaacactggtttcttgtattgtatttttatatactagCATATGTTTATAACTCtcttataactatttttttaattgggtCTTGATTATAGTTATTTACAACGGAAAAAGATGAAGACGAAAACTTCAAAATCCAAAGAAATGTGTTATAATGATGAAGATAACTCCTTTGGAGAGGCCAATGTAGTTTCATGAAATGGCATATGATAGATAATCATCCCAtttcatatcaatatttacatttagTTCTTACGTTTATTTTTAGTTCCACATCGAATTCTAATATTAGAAACCAGAAAACAAAGTCAAAGAGGAAAACCACAACACAAAGCAAATTAAACCCACATACAAAAACAATTCGGAAACTGAGGTGAAATAAGAGACGTGATTAATTATAACAACGTAGTATACAAGATAACTTGGATATGTAGCTTTGTGGTTTGTGTCAAAGCTGCTGCAACACCACCGACCAGGTTTAGATCCGtataatacatcttggaaaaaaaaatacatcttgGATAAatcctttatcaaaaaaaaaatcatcttggAAAAGAAGAATTTACATTAATTTGCTATTTACAGAAATATTACAAAGAGCTACAATCTCAGGGAAGATAGCCAATCATGTAAGCGGAAGGCTGAAAGGAGATGGAGTGATAATAGGGGCCATGGCGGAGGAGAGCCGGCGGAGCCTGAGGAGCTTGGCTAAAGAAGTCTCTCGCGGCTTCAGCTACCACCACCACGCAATCCATTGTTCTCTTCACAATTTCGATACAAAGCTCTATTCTCTTTATCAGCATTgatcctctctcttctctctctttctctatacCTTCAAATTCTTACTCCTTTGCCTTCGTCTTTATATCTCAACACATGCATGCCATGTGAAGTATATGCGTGTATAAACACAAAATTGTTGTTTAACTACTTAAAATCTTATACAATAAAACAGACTTGTTTCTCTCCTCCTTCCTCCACGTCCTCAGTATGCACAGGGCATTTTAAGCCATGTGTCCCACCAAAAAACACAACTTCAACGAGTGAAAAAATCGATTTGCAAATGGGTTACTTTCTTGACTTAAAAAACGTTGGGCTATCACAATTAATTGGGCCTAAAATGATTTCTTCTCAAAGCCTCTTGAATGGATCACCAAATGTTAGCTGCTTGGATCGGATCCCGAAGACAGTCGTTGTCGTGACTCATAAAACTGACAACGCAAATGGGAGAAGAGGAACCCTTTATTGCTAAGAAAGAAGCGAGATTTCCATTGGATAATGAAAAAGAGAAGCAAGATCAACGAGACTAGCAAAAGTCTCACCTTCAAAAATGGTGTGGAGTTATGACTTCCTTCGTGATCCCCAGATGAACCAAaaggagaaaagaaaacaaatttatcTTTCTCCCTCTGTAGCCGTCAAAAGTGAAAGCTTCAAGCTTTGTGTTTTGCTCTCCAAGCAAAATTGAGCAAAGGCTGACCTTGCAAAGGTCTCGACTTTATGCTTTGATTAttgtcttttttaattattgttttttatatgttttcctTAATCTACCTGGATTTTCAGTTATACCCCTATGTTTATATTATTCTATAACACCATGAAAACATAATTGGTTTTTGTATCAGTTAATCCAACCAGCCCAttttgtattttcttgggaGACCAACTATACGTAGATGTAGCACATGTATATACATTATGTAGTCATATGACTTATACTATGTTATGGAATTTTATGCAGCTTTAATAAGTGAATCGTGAAAGGGCAAGAAGAGCTCAGAACTTAAACATGTAATAGAAAGGATAGAAGagatgtttcattttcattttcatctctGTCGTTTGCTTCAAAATATTCTCAAACTGGTACAGTCTGATTATAACCTCCACAGAATCCGACTAATAAAATAACCAATCCGACAGAATCCGACTAATAAAAAATGTCATTGTTTAACAAATCTGaatttacatttattattttttaaaaaaattattgtttgcTATACTTTTGAAATTCATTATTACTCTCTCATGTACTAACTCCTACTATCAACTTTCCTTTTGGCATAAAccaataaacttaaaaaataaaataaaaacaaacccCCTCTACGTACTAACAATAAACCAATAAAATGCATCACCCACGTTACTAaaaatttttaacattttcattCACCAGGAGTCAAAAATACATTGACATGACTTCGAAAGCTAAGGATTCCAAGCTTGAGATCCCTTAACATGCACTCACAAAATCCATTATTAGGTCAGGACTCTCGAGAACTAATAATTCTATGACGATTAATCGGACTAACAACtaacaaatgaaaatgaaacaaattGAACTAAAAGATccgaacccggcgcgtagcgcggaaTACCCCTagtaacaatattaattaaataatcaaaGAAACCATGGCGTCCTGCGCGTTTTCTGTTTTTTAGAGAAAATTGTAAAGCATTGACTTCGTTAAAGAACTAAATTATTgaattggtttagttttttccaaaacaatttAGTTACCCAATagatattttcaaaagatattTTCCTAGAAATAAAAACTAGTTTTGAGTCTATTTCATTTTGATATACCAAATTTATTCAAACTTTTTGTCGCATCCCGGTTCTCCTAAACTGGAatggttttgttttcttattaattaaCTTGATTTGGACCAAAGCCCATCAAGTCTTTCTCTTTTATTTCTGGCCTGCGTAGTAAACCCTAGGGTTTTTACctcattttcttataaatagaaGTCATCcccttctcttctcttccaTTTAGAAATCAGAGCGAAGCCCTGCAGAGTTCCAGAGAGATCTGAAAACCCTAGCCGCTAaggtttctcttttctcttctctctcgcttgcgtctctctctctctctctctctccttgctgTTCGCCGTTTGCTGAAGGCTGGAGCCAAGCCGTTGGAGATCCCTGATGAACCGATCCAATTCTATGTCCAGATCTCTCTCTGTCTTCTTTCTAGATCTGGTGACTGGTGAGGTAAGGAACCCTAgtgtcattttcttcttctcctttctaTTCCTCCTCTTAGATCTCTTATCCCAGGTCTTTGGTGGTAGCACCTACCCATTTATTTGTAGATCTGGTTCGTTGAAAGGCATAAGCTTCATATCTGGTTCTACTCTCTTTTCCATTCTCAGATCTAAGACCAAGGTGAGGGCTTGTTGCAATCTCTATCTCCTTCTATCATTATCTCATCCTGGTAGAAGTGTCTACGTTGATCATTCATCCATACTTGTTACTTTCTATAgatctattaatataaataactatccatatgatatatataaatatcttgaTGCTTGATGTGTGAAAGACATAGATCTATTGCTAAGGTTGTTAAAATATGGTTGAATGATGTTTGAGGATTGAATGTGATGATTGTATTGATTGGGGTTATTGTATATGaggttgatatatatatatatatatatttgggagATGTGAATGAGTTAGAGGAAGGCTTAAGGCCTATGTGTGCCGGTGTAACGTGGTGGAATGACATATATGTATGTCTCGGGCGTTACATCGTTTCTTGTTGGGTCATGTGGCAATCGATTGAGTTGGCATGATTCATCGCCGGAGCGGGCATGCGGTGTTCCTGTAAATGAAGTAACGTAGAAGCGTTATGCCGTGGAGACAACATGGAACATACGAACATGGTGGCGGATCAAGCGTGAATCGGTGTCGGTAACTTGATTGCGTGAAGGCGTGAGACAGCGTGATGTCGTAGAGACAACGCTACATGAAAGTTCTCGCGCGACAACATGAGGAACGCGGGTACTGAATTAGGTGGCGTGGTCTCATTGTTGGCACCGCCGGGGTTTATCCTCGTTTCTTGTTGATTGCTTTCGATTTACTGAATGTTAAAGTTAGATGCTTATGCTACGTTGTGTGATGATTGTTGGTGATTGATTTCGGGGCTCCTAGAGCTTTCTTCACTGAGTATTTGTCGAAatgctcacccctccttcttcCTTTTCATTTCAGGTTCGGCTAATATTGGTGGGTTTTTTATCAAAGGCGTCCTGGGATACTAAAGTCACATTGTTTCGCCTTGTGGCTGGACACAAGTGTCATGATATCGCCGACCATTTCAGCTATGCTGGGTCGGGGTGtcacaagtggtatcagagcccatgAAAGACTCTCTAGTCCTAACCTAGAGGGTCAGTCTCGACTCACACCAATA includes:
- the BNAA07G04000D gene encoding uncharacterized protein BNAA07G04000D, which gives rise to MLIKRIELCIEIVKRTMDCVVVVAEAARDFFSQAPQAPPALLRHGPYYHSISFQPSAYMIGYLP